One Setaria italica strain Yugu1 chromosome I, Setaria_italica_v2.0, whole genome shotgun sequence DNA window includes the following coding sequences:
- the LOC101785563 gene encoding uncharacterized protein LOC101785563 isoform X1 has protein sequence MSGEMARAEVSPEGAAPGFGADLYAQATKALALRTPFEGEEAASRVPTLPARLVSWAGPGDARKKHKKIQLPPPDDAAVEPPPPAAAKVGLWEQFEAYFRPVTLADVEMLKPKLPFGYSKLDSCMLIPFLGTGEELMNQGETYDVAVFETSSYLGVGGAEVVSNRERGDQSGHLLSQKEKRDQNVDPDIHDVVVQQMVSDKDISRRSRVSIQPGGRPFEVDQAVSNGIVSAQCAEEEGSSLNWLLGATGRFVLTSERPNKKRKLLGVAAGLEQLVLLPRLGAEKSSTCDVCCLGESSMDSNRIVNCSNCKVSVHQKCYGLRVVPDGQWLCAWCTYLESNKDSGSTQPTPCVLCPKEKGALKPVKVEPTQTADVSHLKFAHLFCSLWAPEVFVEDMESMEPVTNLDNVQENRMKLTCSICKIKHGACVRCSHGTCRAAFHPICARESKHQMEIWGKSRHSNVELRAFCSKHSSVGYTSSVENSNHASEQSPTESGPNNTNLITGKIPKLRFTRKNKDKFMNCETSASSSGNLIRVETTEQDALANTVRNANAQPIRSRETGTGHPSVGGDRMRSPGDIAVVLRKLIDSGKVSVGDIASEVGISSESLEAALVGETTTFSHGLMLKIINWLQNSVHMHAVQGNACKGNSVVLQDDNSDGFDTTDTIDMKISSVPDDDKDVFVDVSDSAVTEPTLRRTKSNSKILEEDNATCATGVTILQNGNKNMVKDGADLECSPAKEFAKESTREFSPIGSKGVSKEEKGKLILNNTSGNNEFGTSMEIPNENRGVLLGRKNDNLTEAGLGSGLKEGVSSPDHCFSQGDHARDGENSIENGFRTPRHCDSNCSHGQPFFNFDDSHSYIHPFIKKKISHHWDITFNQNKEALNHHVEEPSCPSHEKIPVDSSEEHEDATDTAASDQVLKASSLEILEHAPDDEVEGEIVYLQARLLDNAVVLKHRYEKLIAKVVQNISRELDAFSRRKWDLIFVNQFLRDVREAKKRGRKEKRHKEAQAVLAAAAAAAASSSRNSTMRKDAKEDAAPANQESSPKLVAGSSRVGQRTKDSSKSSNSKLPPDNKFGSFHMPISSNENALHCDVCMRTETLLNRIFICSRCKQAAVHIDCYRNLENSIGPWKCELCEDQDISLETPTTSDKLDCNGKKSPFARCGMCHGTSGAFRKTADGQWVHAFCAEWLLDTKYVRGQENPVEGMESLVEGKDTCCLCLRKVGLCLRCSSGDCHITFHPTCARNSGFYMNTKGFGTTSQHKAYCGKHSAQQKEEDAQRYGLEELRSMKRMRVELEKLRLLCERVIKREKVKRETVLCDHDILAKTKDTVIFSYLACGASSESATTSVNNRSYSGTAQRSDDVTVDSTLSRKKTIRFSLNSRDAERNTADSSRTLISFKRKLSERGLHAGKQLPQRPAITSQKLDDGEKKTNDKKIEMFQKELVMTSDQASTQNQRLPKGYVYVPRDSLSKERPWNRNTQPHTPQEPGG, from the exons ATGAGCGGGGAAATGGCCCGCGCCGAGGTCTCGCCCGAGGGGGCGGCCCCTGGCTTCGGGGCCGACCTGTACGCCCAGGCAACCAAGGCTCTGGCCCTGCGGACGCCGTTcgagggcgaggaggcggcgtccAGGGTTCCCACGCTGCCCGCGCGGCTCGTGAGCTGGGCGGGGCCGGGTGACGCGCGGAAGAAGCACAAGAAGATTCAGCTCCCACCGCCGGACGATGCTGCTGTCGAgcctccaccgccggcagcTGCAAAGGTTGGCTTGTGGGAGCAGTTTGAGGCGTATTTCCGTCCAGTGACATTGGCTGATGTCGAAATGTTAAAACCAAAGCTCCCATTCGGGTACAGCAAGCTCGACTCATGTATGCTAATACCATTTCTGGGCACtggtgaggaattgatgaaCCAAGGCGAGACGTATGACGTGGCTGTCTTTGAAACAAGCTCGTATTTGGGTGTGGGCGGTGCAGAGGTGGTCAGTAACAGAGAGCGTGGTGACCAAAGTGGTCATCTCCTTAGCCAGAAAGAGAAGAGGGATCAAAATGTGGATCCAGACATACATGATGTGGTTGTGCAACAGATGGTCAGTGACAAAGACATTAGTAGGCGAAGCAGGGTCTCCATACAACCGGGAGGACGGCCATTTGAAGTGGATCAAGCTGTGAGCAATGGCATTGTGTCAGCACAATGTGCTGAAGAGGAAGGGAGTTCACTTAATTGGTTGTTAGGAGCAACAGGCCGATTTGTCCTCACTTCGGAGCGACCCAACAAGAAGAGAAAGCTTTTGGGTGTGGCTGCTGGGTTAGAACAGCTTGTTCTGCTTCCACGCTTGGGAGCTGAGAAGTCTTCAACCTGTGATGTTTGTTGTCTTGGAGAGAGTTCCATGGACTCCAATAGGATAGTTAACTGCAGCAACTGCAAGGTATCGGTGCACCAGAAGTGCTATGGTTTGCGTGTTGTGCCTGATGGGCAATGGTTGTGTGCTTGGTGTACATATTTGGAGTCGAATAAAGATTCTGGCAGCACCCAGCCTACGCCTTGTGTTTTATGTCCAAAGGAGAAAGGGGCTCTTAAACCTGTCAAAGTGGAGCCTACTCAAACTGCAGATGTTAGCCACCTAAAATTTGCGCACTTGTTTTGTAGTCTCTGGGCGCCAGAGGTTTTTGTGGAGGACATGGAATCAATGGAACCTGTAACTAATCTCGATAATGTCCAAGAGAATCGGATGAAGTTGACATGCAGTATTTGCAAGATCAAGCATGGTGCATGTGTCCGATGTAGTCATG GAACATGCCGGGCGGCTTTTCATCCTATATGCGCAAGAGAGTCAAAGCATCAAATGGAGATATGGGGGAAATCTAGGCACTCTAAT GTTGAATTGAGAGCATTTTGCTCAAAGCATTCTTCAGTTGGATACACCAGCTCAGTAGAGAACAGTAACCATGCTTCTGAACAGAGTCCTACAGAATCTGGCCCAAATAATACGAATCTCATCACTGGAAAAATTCCAAAACTAAGATTCACACGCAAAAACAAGGACAAATTCATGAATTGTGAAACCAGTGCCTCTAGCTCTGGTAACCTGATCAGAGTCGAGACCACAGAGCAAGATGCTTTGGCTAATACAGTTAGAAATGCAAATGCTCAACCAATTCGAAGCCGGGAAACAGGTACTGGGCATCCCTCTGTTGGTGGGGATCGTATGAGAAGTCCTGGTGATATTGCTGTAGTGCTTAGAAAG CTAATTGACAGTGGAAAGGTTAGTGTTGGTGATATAGCATCGGAAGTGGGTATTTCTTCGGAATCCTTGGAAGCTGCTCTCGTG GGTGAAACTACCACCTTTTCCCATGGTTTGATGCTAAAAATTATCAATTGGCTTCAAAATTCTGTACATATGCATGCTGTTCAAGGAAATGCTTGCAAAGGGAACTCAGTGGTGCTGCAAGATGACAATTCAGATGGGTTTGATACCACAGATACCATTGATATGAAAATTTCATCCGTCCCAGATGATGACAAAGATGTATTTGTTGACGTGTCAGATTCCGCTGTAACTGAGCCCACGCTGAGAAGAACTAAAAGCAACAGTAAGATTCTGGAAGAAGATAACGCAACATGTGCAACTGGTGTGACCATTTTACAAAATGGAAACAAGAATATGGTTAAAGATGGGGCTGATCTTGAGTGTTCCCCTGCTAAAGAATTTGCAAAAGAATCTACTCGAGAGTTCTCCCCAATTGGCAGCAAGGGTGTTTCGAAGGAAGAGAAGGGAAAATTG ATACTGAACAACACATCTGGAAATAACGAATTTGGTACTTCCATGGAGATACCAAATGAAAATCGAG GTGTATTACTTGGAAGGAAAAATGATAATTTAACTGAGGCTGGACTTGGCTCAGGCTTGAAGGAAGGAGTATCTTCACCTGATCATTGTTTTTCTCAGGGTGATCATGCTAGAGATGGTGAAAATTCAATTGAAAACGGCTTTCGCACCCCTCGTCACTGTGATTCAAATTGCTCCCATGGACAGCCTTTTTTCAA CTTTGATGATTCACATTCTTATATTCATCCTTTCATTAAGAAAAAGATATCTCATCACTGGGACATTACTTTCAATCAGAATAAGGAAGCTCTGAATCATCATG TAGAAGAACCTTCGTGTCCTTCTCATGAGAAAATACCTGTTGATTCCTCGGAAGAACATGAGGATGCAACAGATACAGCTGCATCAGATCAAGTTTTGAAAGCAAGTTCCTTGGAAATTCTTGAGCATGCAcctgatgatgaagtagaaggAGAGATAGTATACCTACAAGCTAGGCTGCTTGACAATGCTGTTGTTCTGAAGCACAGATACG AAAAGCTGATAGCAAAGGTTGTACAGAATATTTCTCGCGAGCTGGATGCTTTCAGTAGAAGAAAATGGGACCTTATTTTTGTGAACCAGTTTCTTCGTGATGTTAGAGAAGCTAAGAAACgtgggagaaaagaaaagagacatAAGGAAGCCCAAGCTGTACtagctgcagcagctgctgctgctgcatcctCTTCACGGAATTCAACCATGAGaaaagatgcaaaggaagatgCGGCACCTGCTAATCAAGAG AGTTCTCCAAAACTTGTTGCTGGATCTTCAAGAGTTGGGCAACGGACAAAGGATTCATCAAAGTCATCCAACAGCAAACTACCACCAGATAACAAATTTGGCAGTTTTCATATGCCAATCTCCTCAAATGAAAATGCACTCCACTGTGATGTTTGCATGCGAACTGAGACTCTGTTGAACCGAATATTTATCTGTTCCAGATGCaag CAGGCTGCTGTGCACATAGATTGCTACAGAAATCTGGAGAATTCTATTGGCCCCTGGAAATGTGAACTTTGTGAAGATCAAGATATTTCTTTAGAAACCCCAACCACTAGTGATAAATTAGATTGTAATGGCAAAAAATCACCCTTTGCACGGTGTGGTATGTGTCATGGCACATCAGGTGCTTTTAGAAAGACTGCTGATGGGCAGTGGGTTCATGCTTTCTGTGCTGAG TGGTTGTTGGACACCAAGTATGTAAGGGGACAAGAAAATCCTGTAGAAGGAATG GAAAGCCTTGTAGAGGGAAAAGATACTTGTTGTCTCTGCCTTCGCAAAGTTGGCTTGTGCCTAAGG TGTAGTAGTGGGGACTGCCACATTACTTTTCATCCTACTTGTGCTAGAAACTCTGGTTTCTACATGAACACAAAAGGGTTTGGTACTACATCACAGCACAAAGCATACTGTGGCAAACACAGTGCACAGCAGAAAGAG GAGGATGCACAGCGATACGGACTTGAGGAGCTCAGGAGCATGAAACGGATGAGG GTTGAATTGGAAAAATTGCGCCTCTTATGTGAGAGGGTAATTAAGAGAGAGAAGGTGAAG AGAGAGACGGTTTTGTGTGACCATGACATACTTGCCAAAACAAAGGACACTGTTATTTTCTCCTACCTTGCATGCGGAGCGAGTTCAGAATCTGCCACTACTTCAGTTAATAACAGATCATACAGTGGAACAGCTCAAAGATCTGATGATGTCACAGTAGATAGTACTCTTTCTAGGAAGAAAACCATAAGGTTTTCTCTGAATAGCAGAGATGCTGAGAGAAATACAGCTGATAGCTCGAGGACATTGATATCATTCAAACGCAAGTTGAGTGAGAGGGGACTGCATGCTGGTAAGCAACTTCCACAGAGACCAGCTATTACCTCACAGAAACTAGATGATGGAGAAAAGAAGACAAATGATAAGAAG ATAGAAATGTTTCAAAAGGAGCTTGTTATGACATCTGATCAAGCTTCTACACAGAATCAGCGCCTTCCTAAGGGTTATGTTTATGTTCCTCGAGATTCTCTATCTAAAGAGAGGCCATGGAATAGAAATACACAGCCCCATACTCCACAAGAGCCCGGTGGATAG
- the LOC101785563 gene encoding uncharacterized protein LOC101785563 isoform X2 gives MSGEMARAEVSPEGAAPGFGADLYAQATKALALRTPFEGEEAASRVPTLPARLVSWAGPGDARKKHKKIQLPPPDDAAVEPPPPAAAKVGLWEQFEAYFRPVTLADVEMLKPKLPFGYSKLDSCMLIPFLGTGEELMNQGETYDVAVFETSSYLGVGGAEVVSNRERGDQSGHLLSQKEKRDQNVDPDIHDVVVQQMVSDKDISRRSRVSIQPGGRPFEVDQAVSNGIVSAQCAEEEGSSLNWLLGATGRFVLTSERPNKKRKLLGVAAGLEQLVLLPRLGAEKSSTCDVCCLGESSMDSNRIVNCSNCKVSVHQKCYGLRVVPDGQWLCAWCTYLESNKDSGSTQPTPCVLCPKEKGALKPVKVEPTQTADVSHLKFAHLFCSLWAPEVFVEDMESMEPVTNLDNVQENRMKLTCSICKIKHGACVRCSHGTCRAAFHPICARESKHQMEIWGKSRHSNVELRAFCSKHSSVGYTSSVENSNHASEQSPTESGPNNTNLITGKIPKLRFTRKNKDKFMNCETSASSSGNLIRVETTEQDALANTVRNANAQPIRSRETGTGHPSVGGDRMRSPGDIAVVLRKLIDSGKVSVGDIASEVGISSESLEAALVGETTTFSHGLMLKIINWLQNSVHMHAVQGNACKGNSVVLQDDNSDGFDTTDTIDMKISSVPDDDKDVFVDVSDSAVTEPTLRRTKSNSKILEEDNATCATGVTILQNGNKNMVKDGADLECSPAKEFAKESTREFSPIGSKGVSKEEKGKLILNNTSGNNEFGTSMEIPNENRGVLLGRKNDNLTEAGLGSGLKEGVSSPDHCFSQGDHARDGENSIENGFRTPRHCDSNCSHGQPFFNFDDSHSYIHPFIKKKISHHWDITFNQNKEALNHHVEEPSCPSHEKIPVDSSEEHEDATDTAASDQVLKASSLEILEHAPDDEVEGEIVYLQARLLDNAVVLKHRYEKLIAKVVQNISRELDAFSRRKWDLIFVNQFLRDVREAKKRGRKEKRHKEAQAVLAAAAAAAASSSRNSTMRKDAKEDAAPANQESSPKLVAGSSRVGQRTKDSSKSSNSKLPPDNKFGSFHMPISSNENALHCDVCMRTETLLNRIFICSRCKAAVHIDCYRNLENSIGPWKCELCEDQDISLETPTTSDKLDCNGKKSPFARCGMCHGTSGAFRKTADGQWVHAFCAEWLLDTKYVRGQENPVEGMESLVEGKDTCCLCLRKVGLCLRCSSGDCHITFHPTCARNSGFYMNTKGFGTTSQHKAYCGKHSAQQKEEDAQRYGLEELRSMKRMRVELEKLRLLCERVIKREKVKRETVLCDHDILAKTKDTVIFSYLACGASSESATTSVNNRSYSGTAQRSDDVTVDSTLSRKKTIRFSLNSRDAERNTADSSRTLISFKRKLSERGLHAGKQLPQRPAITSQKLDDGEKKTNDKKIEMFQKELVMTSDQASTQNQRLPKGYVYVPRDSLSKERPWNRNTQPHTPQEPGG, from the exons ATGAGCGGGGAAATGGCCCGCGCCGAGGTCTCGCCCGAGGGGGCGGCCCCTGGCTTCGGGGCCGACCTGTACGCCCAGGCAACCAAGGCTCTGGCCCTGCGGACGCCGTTcgagggcgaggaggcggcgtccAGGGTTCCCACGCTGCCCGCGCGGCTCGTGAGCTGGGCGGGGCCGGGTGACGCGCGGAAGAAGCACAAGAAGATTCAGCTCCCACCGCCGGACGATGCTGCTGTCGAgcctccaccgccggcagcTGCAAAGGTTGGCTTGTGGGAGCAGTTTGAGGCGTATTTCCGTCCAGTGACATTGGCTGATGTCGAAATGTTAAAACCAAAGCTCCCATTCGGGTACAGCAAGCTCGACTCATGTATGCTAATACCATTTCTGGGCACtggtgaggaattgatgaaCCAAGGCGAGACGTATGACGTGGCTGTCTTTGAAACAAGCTCGTATTTGGGTGTGGGCGGTGCAGAGGTGGTCAGTAACAGAGAGCGTGGTGACCAAAGTGGTCATCTCCTTAGCCAGAAAGAGAAGAGGGATCAAAATGTGGATCCAGACATACATGATGTGGTTGTGCAACAGATGGTCAGTGACAAAGACATTAGTAGGCGAAGCAGGGTCTCCATACAACCGGGAGGACGGCCATTTGAAGTGGATCAAGCTGTGAGCAATGGCATTGTGTCAGCACAATGTGCTGAAGAGGAAGGGAGTTCACTTAATTGGTTGTTAGGAGCAACAGGCCGATTTGTCCTCACTTCGGAGCGACCCAACAAGAAGAGAAAGCTTTTGGGTGTGGCTGCTGGGTTAGAACAGCTTGTTCTGCTTCCACGCTTGGGAGCTGAGAAGTCTTCAACCTGTGATGTTTGTTGTCTTGGAGAGAGTTCCATGGACTCCAATAGGATAGTTAACTGCAGCAACTGCAAGGTATCGGTGCACCAGAAGTGCTATGGTTTGCGTGTTGTGCCTGATGGGCAATGGTTGTGTGCTTGGTGTACATATTTGGAGTCGAATAAAGATTCTGGCAGCACCCAGCCTACGCCTTGTGTTTTATGTCCAAAGGAGAAAGGGGCTCTTAAACCTGTCAAAGTGGAGCCTACTCAAACTGCAGATGTTAGCCACCTAAAATTTGCGCACTTGTTTTGTAGTCTCTGGGCGCCAGAGGTTTTTGTGGAGGACATGGAATCAATGGAACCTGTAACTAATCTCGATAATGTCCAAGAGAATCGGATGAAGTTGACATGCAGTATTTGCAAGATCAAGCATGGTGCATGTGTCCGATGTAGTCATG GAACATGCCGGGCGGCTTTTCATCCTATATGCGCAAGAGAGTCAAAGCATCAAATGGAGATATGGGGGAAATCTAGGCACTCTAAT GTTGAATTGAGAGCATTTTGCTCAAAGCATTCTTCAGTTGGATACACCAGCTCAGTAGAGAACAGTAACCATGCTTCTGAACAGAGTCCTACAGAATCTGGCCCAAATAATACGAATCTCATCACTGGAAAAATTCCAAAACTAAGATTCACACGCAAAAACAAGGACAAATTCATGAATTGTGAAACCAGTGCCTCTAGCTCTGGTAACCTGATCAGAGTCGAGACCACAGAGCAAGATGCTTTGGCTAATACAGTTAGAAATGCAAATGCTCAACCAATTCGAAGCCGGGAAACAGGTACTGGGCATCCCTCTGTTGGTGGGGATCGTATGAGAAGTCCTGGTGATATTGCTGTAGTGCTTAGAAAG CTAATTGACAGTGGAAAGGTTAGTGTTGGTGATATAGCATCGGAAGTGGGTATTTCTTCGGAATCCTTGGAAGCTGCTCTCGTG GGTGAAACTACCACCTTTTCCCATGGTTTGATGCTAAAAATTATCAATTGGCTTCAAAATTCTGTACATATGCATGCTGTTCAAGGAAATGCTTGCAAAGGGAACTCAGTGGTGCTGCAAGATGACAATTCAGATGGGTTTGATACCACAGATACCATTGATATGAAAATTTCATCCGTCCCAGATGATGACAAAGATGTATTTGTTGACGTGTCAGATTCCGCTGTAACTGAGCCCACGCTGAGAAGAACTAAAAGCAACAGTAAGATTCTGGAAGAAGATAACGCAACATGTGCAACTGGTGTGACCATTTTACAAAATGGAAACAAGAATATGGTTAAAGATGGGGCTGATCTTGAGTGTTCCCCTGCTAAAGAATTTGCAAAAGAATCTACTCGAGAGTTCTCCCCAATTGGCAGCAAGGGTGTTTCGAAGGAAGAGAAGGGAAAATTG ATACTGAACAACACATCTGGAAATAACGAATTTGGTACTTCCATGGAGATACCAAATGAAAATCGAG GTGTATTACTTGGAAGGAAAAATGATAATTTAACTGAGGCTGGACTTGGCTCAGGCTTGAAGGAAGGAGTATCTTCACCTGATCATTGTTTTTCTCAGGGTGATCATGCTAGAGATGGTGAAAATTCAATTGAAAACGGCTTTCGCACCCCTCGTCACTGTGATTCAAATTGCTCCCATGGACAGCCTTTTTTCAA CTTTGATGATTCACATTCTTATATTCATCCTTTCATTAAGAAAAAGATATCTCATCACTGGGACATTACTTTCAATCAGAATAAGGAAGCTCTGAATCATCATG TAGAAGAACCTTCGTGTCCTTCTCATGAGAAAATACCTGTTGATTCCTCGGAAGAACATGAGGATGCAACAGATACAGCTGCATCAGATCAAGTTTTGAAAGCAAGTTCCTTGGAAATTCTTGAGCATGCAcctgatgatgaagtagaaggAGAGATAGTATACCTACAAGCTAGGCTGCTTGACAATGCTGTTGTTCTGAAGCACAGATACG AAAAGCTGATAGCAAAGGTTGTACAGAATATTTCTCGCGAGCTGGATGCTTTCAGTAGAAGAAAATGGGACCTTATTTTTGTGAACCAGTTTCTTCGTGATGTTAGAGAAGCTAAGAAACgtgggagaaaagaaaagagacatAAGGAAGCCCAAGCTGTACtagctgcagcagctgctgctgctgcatcctCTTCACGGAATTCAACCATGAGaaaagatgcaaaggaagatgCGGCACCTGCTAATCAAGAG AGTTCTCCAAAACTTGTTGCTGGATCTTCAAGAGTTGGGCAACGGACAAAGGATTCATCAAAGTCATCCAACAGCAAACTACCACCAGATAACAAATTTGGCAGTTTTCATATGCCAATCTCCTCAAATGAAAATGCACTCCACTGTGATGTTTGCATGCGAACTGAGACTCTGTTGAACCGAATATTTATCTGTTCCAGATGCaag GCTGCTGTGCACATAGATTGCTACAGAAATCTGGAGAATTCTATTGGCCCCTGGAAATGTGAACTTTGTGAAGATCAAGATATTTCTTTAGAAACCCCAACCACTAGTGATAAATTAGATTGTAATGGCAAAAAATCACCCTTTGCACGGTGTGGTATGTGTCATGGCACATCAGGTGCTTTTAGAAAGACTGCTGATGGGCAGTGGGTTCATGCTTTCTGTGCTGAG TGGTTGTTGGACACCAAGTATGTAAGGGGACAAGAAAATCCTGTAGAAGGAATG GAAAGCCTTGTAGAGGGAAAAGATACTTGTTGTCTCTGCCTTCGCAAAGTTGGCTTGTGCCTAAGG TGTAGTAGTGGGGACTGCCACATTACTTTTCATCCTACTTGTGCTAGAAACTCTGGTTTCTACATGAACACAAAAGGGTTTGGTACTACATCACAGCACAAAGCATACTGTGGCAAACACAGTGCACAGCAGAAAGAG GAGGATGCACAGCGATACGGACTTGAGGAGCTCAGGAGCATGAAACGGATGAGG GTTGAATTGGAAAAATTGCGCCTCTTATGTGAGAGGGTAATTAAGAGAGAGAAGGTGAAG AGAGAGACGGTTTTGTGTGACCATGACATACTTGCCAAAACAAAGGACACTGTTATTTTCTCCTACCTTGCATGCGGAGCGAGTTCAGAATCTGCCACTACTTCAGTTAATAACAGATCATACAGTGGAACAGCTCAAAGATCTGATGATGTCACAGTAGATAGTACTCTTTCTAGGAAGAAAACCATAAGGTTTTCTCTGAATAGCAGAGATGCTGAGAGAAATACAGCTGATAGCTCGAGGACATTGATATCATTCAAACGCAAGTTGAGTGAGAGGGGACTGCATGCTGGTAAGCAACTTCCACAGAGACCAGCTATTACCTCACAGAAACTAGATGATGGAGAAAAGAAGACAAATGATAAGAAG ATAGAAATGTTTCAAAAGGAGCTTGTTATGACATCTGATCAAGCTTCTACACAGAATCAGCGCCTTCCTAAGGGTTATGTTTATGTTCCTCGAGATTCTCTATCTAAAGAGAGGCCATGGAATAGAAATACACAGCCCCATACTCCACAAGAGCCCGGTGGATAG